The following coding sequences lie in one Dunckerocampus dactyliophorus isolate RoL2022-P2 chromosome 4, RoL_Ddac_1.1, whole genome shotgun sequence genomic window:
- the si:dkeyp-117b11.1 gene encoding B-cell linker protein isoform X1, with protein sequence MKTSFFGKLKNIGPPPAPPRRTGHSDNIGWKQPAFEEEEEGDMYEAPPCERPAVNVPQRQVEENVYMERATRVSVPQRMAAPPSRLGVKPQKPQQHPKEPCFDPNTKKPPEVDRNEKPGRKKMTPPPAVRHAPTPFLTSNMEEDVYLDPNEEQGDNDDLYLEPAAACPPAPQGPIRMSSSTKTSLTPSPVTKPPVPRAKSNSFLPSLIEAKTAPTFEARPDTYSSKPPPPKPGFKPPLPAMLSPPNPHVTDMKHANPGGVTRVNEESENEDPEWFAGDCNRKTAEDLLLRVNMDGTFLIRHSSAQNARQPFTLAVLYQQKVYNIPVRFLEEMQGFALGKDGKKSEEVFNSLDEMVMHHKLCQLYLIDSKSQAKHAVYLTQPARR encoded by the exons gaggaggaagaggaaggggaCATGTATGAAGCCCCTCCTTGCGAGCGTCCAGCTGTCAACGTCCCACAGAgacaagtggaagaaaatgtttATATGG AAAGAGCAACCAGAGTTTCCGTTCCTCAAAGAATGGCCGCACCACCATCAAGGCTTGGTGTCAAACCCCAG AAGCCTCAACAACATCCCAAAGAGCCCTGCTTTGATCCCAACACCAAGAAGC CACCTGAGGTAGACAGAAATGAGAAGCCTGGCAGGAAAAAGATGACGCCTCCTCCGGCAGTGCGACATGCTCCAACTCCCTTTCTTACATCTAACATGGAGGAAG ATGTTTATCTAGATCCAAATGAAGAACAG GGGGATAATGACGACCTCTATTTAGAACCAGCAGCTG CTTGCCCTCCGGCCCCCCAAGGCCCGATAAGAATGTCTTCGTCTACGAAGACATCACTCACCCCTTCACCTGT AACGAAGCCTCCAGTTCCCAGAGCAAAGTCG AATTCCTTCCTGCCCTCATTGATAGAGGCAAAGACAG CTCCTACCTTTGAAGCAAGACCTGACACCTATTCCTCCAAACCGCCCCCACCTAAGCCAGGTTTTAAGCCCCCTCTGCCAGCCATGCTCAG CCCTCCAAATCCTCATGTGACGGATATGAAGCATGCAA ACCCCGGTGGAGTAACCAGAGTAAACGAAGAGTCAGAGAATGAG GACCCAGAATGGTTTGCAGGGGATTGTAACAGGAAGACAGCAGAAGATCTCTTACTGAGAGTCAATATG GACGGCACTTTCCTCATCCGACACAGCTCGGCCCAGAACGCCCGCCAACCTTTCACCCTGGCTGTGCTCTACCAGCAGAAGGTCTATAACATTCCCGTCCGCTTCCTGGAGGAGATGCAAGGCTTTGCTCTGGGAAAAGACGGCAAGAAAAGCGAAGAA GTTTTCAACAGCCTGGATGAGATGGTTATGCACCACAAGCTGTGCCAGCTTTATCTCATAGACAGCAAGAGTCAAGCCAAGCACGCTGTCTATTTAACTCAGCCGGCACGCCGTTAG
- the si:dkeyp-117b11.1 gene encoding B-cell linker protein isoform X2, which produces MKTSFFGKLKNIGPPPAPPRRTGHSDNIGWKQPAFEEEEEGDMYEAPPCERPAVNVPQRQVEENVYMERATRVSVPQRMAAPPSRLGVKPQKPQQHPKEPCFDPNTKKHVYLDPNEEQGDNDDLYLEPAAACPPAPQGPIRMSSSTKTSLTPSPVTKPPVPRAKSNSFLPSLIEAKTAPTFEARPDTYSSKPPPPKPGFKPPLPAMLSPPNPHVTDMKHANPGGVTRVNEESENEDPEWFAGDCNRKTAEDLLLRVNMDGTFLIRHSSAQNARQPFTLAVLYQQKVYNIPVRFLEEMQGFALGKDGKKSEEVFNSLDEMVMHHKLCQLYLIDSKSQAKHAVYLTQPARR; this is translated from the exons gaggaggaagaggaaggggaCATGTATGAAGCCCCTCCTTGCGAGCGTCCAGCTGTCAACGTCCCACAGAgacaagtggaagaaaatgtttATATGG AAAGAGCAACCAGAGTTTCCGTTCCTCAAAGAATGGCCGCACCACCATCAAGGCTTGGTGTCAAACCCCAG AAGCCTCAACAACATCCCAAAGAGCCCTGCTTTGATCCCAACACCAAGAAGC ATGTTTATCTAGATCCAAATGAAGAACAG GGGGATAATGACGACCTCTATTTAGAACCAGCAGCTG CTTGCCCTCCGGCCCCCCAAGGCCCGATAAGAATGTCTTCGTCTACGAAGACATCACTCACCCCTTCACCTGT AACGAAGCCTCCAGTTCCCAGAGCAAAGTCG AATTCCTTCCTGCCCTCATTGATAGAGGCAAAGACAG CTCCTACCTTTGAAGCAAGACCTGACACCTATTCCTCCAAACCGCCCCCACCTAAGCCAGGTTTTAAGCCCCCTCTGCCAGCCATGCTCAG CCCTCCAAATCCTCATGTGACGGATATGAAGCATGCAA ACCCCGGTGGAGTAACCAGAGTAAACGAAGAGTCAGAGAATGAG GACCCAGAATGGTTTGCAGGGGATTGTAACAGGAAGACAGCAGAAGATCTCTTACTGAGAGTCAATATG GACGGCACTTTCCTCATCCGACACAGCTCGGCCCAGAACGCCCGCCAACCTTTCACCCTGGCTGTGCTCTACCAGCAGAAGGTCTATAACATTCCCGTCCGCTTCCTGGAGGAGATGCAAGGCTTTGCTCTGGGAAAAGACGGCAAGAAAAGCGAAGAA GTTTTCAACAGCCTGGATGAGATGGTTATGCACCACAAGCTGTGCCAGCTTTATCTCATAGACAGCAAGAGTCAAGCCAAGCACGCTGTCTATTTAACTCAGCCGGCACGCCGTTAG